Below is a genomic region from Escherichia ruysiae.
ATTGTCCCAGGCCGAAATCTCCTGGCGCGTCGGTTATGAAAATGTCGATCACTTCGCCAAACTGTTTTTGCGCCATGTCGGCTGTTCACCCAGCGATTACCGCAGGCAATTTAAAAACTGTTTTGCGGAACAAGAAATCTTATCTGAATTTCCTCAACCCGTAAGTCTTGCCGGATAAATCAGGCGGCGCAGTTTTGTAAGAAGCTGCGCCGCCTGCAGATTATTTATTCTGGTAATCTTTCAGAATCTGCCGACCTGCAACGTAAATCATAATTTCGTCTGTACCGCCGCCGATACGTTCACAGCGAACATCGCGCCAGAAGCGGGAGACGCGCGCCTCATCGGTATAGCCCAGACCACCCATGATTTGAATCGCATCATCAATGACTTCCATCGCGGTACGTGCGCAGTACAATTTTGCCAGCGCCGCGCTGGTGCGCAATGACTGATGCTGGTCAGCTTGCCATGCCACTTTCAGCACCATATTGCGCATGTTGTCGATCTTAATCGCCATCAGTGCCAGTTTTTCCTGGATCATCTGGTTATGCCCAATCGGCTTACCAAAAGCGATACGCTGGTTGGCATAGAGGGCGGCATCTTCAAAGGCACACTCGGCAAAGCCGGTGCTGCGCGCGGCGTTGATCAGGCGTTCCATCTCAAAGTTGTACATCACATTGAGGAACCCCATTCCTTCTTCGCCCACCATGTCGCTCTCTTCAACTTCCACGTTGTCGAGATAGACTTCGCAGGTGCTGAGCATATGCCAGCCGATTTTATGCAGCGGGTTAATCTTAATGCCGGGCTTACTGGAGTCGACCCACCACAGGGTGAAGGCCTTTTTCGGATCTTTCGGTTCTGGATCGCGCGCCAGCACCAGCATATACGGGTACTCTTTCGCACCGGTAATAAAGGTTTTCTGTCCGTTGATATAAACCTTGCCATTTTTACGCGTGTAAGTGGTAGTGGCACTGTTGTTGTCTGAGCCTGCGCCTGGCTCCGTCAACGCCAGGGCATAGGCGGGATCACCCGTTTCCAGTGTGCTTTCTGCCGTTTTGCGTAGCTGCTCCGCAGAACCGAAGCGGCGCATACTGTGAATACACTGACCGTTGGTAATCAAAAACGCCGGAGCACCGCATTTTGACACTTCCATCAGCGCCAGCATTTGGGTGACGTAATCCGCAGGGATACCACCAAATTCTTCCGGCACGCCAAGCATGGAAATTCCGTTATCCGCCAGCGCCCGCATAAACTCACGCGGATATGTACCGTTTTGATCGCAGGTGCGGAAATACTCTTCCGGAAAGTTAGTCGTAATCAGTTCGCGAATACTGGCCAGCAGCAGTTCTTGTTCTTCAGTTAAAGAAAAATCCATCATTATACTCCTGTTAATGAGCCGCTTCAGGCAGGACAAAACCCATCGCCGCATCGATAAATAATCTCTCATCCATCAGTTTGAGTTCTGGTGAAATAACTGGGGTGAAATCCATTTTGTCGAGAATATCTTTTTTCAAATCGACACCAGGGGCGATTTCGATTAAATGCAGACCGTCTTCTTTCAGCGTGAAGACGGCACGTTCGGTGATATAACGAACATCCAGTCCCCGTTCGAGAGCGATTTTTCCGCTGAACGTGATTTCCGGTAGTTCACGGATAAATTTCTTCACCCGTCCTTCCTGGATAATATTTAATTTGCCGTTGGCAATTTCTGTTTTTAAACTTCCTGCGGTTAACGTGCCACAGAAAATAATTTTCTTCGAGGTGGCGCTGATATCAATAAATCCGCCGGTGCCCATGATTTTGCCATTGAATTTATGCACACCGACGTTGCCGTGCTGGTCGACTTCGGCAAAACTCAAATAACAAACATCCAGACCACCGCCGTGATAAAAATCGAACTGGGACGTCATATCCAGAATGGCGCGGGTATTAACATTTGCGCCAAAGGCGATACCTTGCGAGGTAATACCGCCAATCGGACCCGTTTCCACCGTCAGAATAAAGTCATCAGCACATCCTTCTTCACGGGCGACCAGGCCAATGCCGTCGGCAATACCGACACCGACATTTCCCACCGCGCCTTTGCGCATTTCGAATAATGCACGCCGCGCAACTAATTTACGTTGGTTTAGGGGCAGACTAAGTTTGGTGCTGTCATCAAGGGTGAAGTCACCAGAAATAAAGCGGTTAACCGGCGCACCGCCATACAGTTGGGTTTGATCCGGATCGACCACCACAATATCCACCAGATAACCCGGAATACGGACAGATTTAGGATGCAGCGTGGCTTTCTTAACCATTTTCTGCACCTGCATCATCACAATACCGCCGTTATTGTGCACCGCCTGGGCAATAACCAATGCGTCGAGATACATCACCTCATCTTCAAAAGTGGCGTAGCCTTCGCTGTCGCAGGTGGTAGCGCGAATAAAAGCGATATCCGGCGCAATC
It encodes:
- a CDS encoding acyl CoA:acetate/3-ketoacid CoA transferase codes for the protein MKPVKPPRINGRVPVLSAQEAVSYIPDEATLCVLGAGGGILEATTLITALADKYKQTQTPRNLSIISPTGLGDRADRGISPLAQEGLVKWALCGHWGQSPRISDLAEQNKIVAYNYPQGVLTQTLRAAAAHQPGIISDIGIGTFVDPRQQGGKLNEVTKEELIKLVEFDNKEYLYYKAIAPDIAFIRATTCDSEGYATFEDEVMYLDALVIAQAVHNNGGIVMMQVQKMVKKATLHPKSVRIPGYLVDIVVVDPDQTQLYGGAPVNRFISGDFTLDDSTKLSLPLNQRKLVARRALFEMRKGAVGNVGVGIADGIGLVAREEGCADDFILTVETGPIGGITSQGIAFGANVNTRAILDMTSQFDFYHGGGLDVCYLSFAEVDQHGNVGVHKFNGKIMGTGGFIDISATSKKIIFCGTLTAGSLKTEIANGKLNIIQEGRVKKFIRELPEITFSGKIALERGLDVRYITERAVFTLKEDGLHLIEIAPGVDLKKDILDKMDFTPVISPELKLMDERLFIDAAMGFVLPEAAH
- a CDS encoding acyl-CoA dehydrogenase, with translation MDFSLTEEQELLLASIRELITTNFPEEYFRTCDQNGTYPREFMRALADNGISMLGVPEEFGGIPADYVTQMLALMEVSKCGAPAFLITNGQCIHSMRRFGSAEQLRKTAESTLETGDPAYALALTEPGAGSDNNSATTTYTRKNGKVYINGQKTFITGAKEYPYMLVLARDPEPKDPKKAFTLWWVDSSKPGIKINPLHKIGWHMLSTCEVYLDNVEVEESDMVGEEGMGFLNVMYNFEMERLINAARSTGFAECAFEDAALYANQRIAFGKPIGHNQMIQEKLALMAIKIDNMRNMVLKVAWQADQHQSLRTSAALAKLYCARTAMEVIDDAIQIMGGLGYTDEARVSRFWRDVRCERIGGGTDEIMIYVAGRQILKDYQNK